In Parasteatoda tepidariorum isolate YZ-2023 chromosome 2, CAS_Ptep_4.0, whole genome shotgun sequence, one DNA window encodes the following:
- the LOC107440042 gene encoding ras-related protein ced-10-like yields MSINKSFYNCLIIKNNGPFVFQTDGFLLCFSVDNNRSYENITAKWYPEIRHHYPTTPFILVGTKTDIRENAEEQSKDKFISRTQGKKLASKIKAAKYVECSAKETNGVKEVFEETVRAVLSRKHSHIRIHHCKLL; encoded by the exons atgagtataaataaatcattttataattgtttaataataaaaaataatggacCGTTTGTTTTTCAGACAGATGGTTTCCTGCTGTGTTTTAGTGTGGATAACAACAGATCTTATGAAAATATCACAGCAAAATGGTATCCAGAAATAAGGCATCACTACCCTACCACCCCTTTCATCTTAGTAG GTACTAAAACAGATATAAGAGAAAATGCAGAAGAACAgtctaaagataaatttattagtaGAACGCAAGGGAAAAAACTGGCTTCAAAAATTAAGGCTGCCAAATATGTAGAATGTTCAGCGAAGGAAACTAATGGAGTAAAAGAa GTATTCGAAGAAACTGTGAGAGCAGTTTTGTCTCGAAAACATTCACATATCAGAATCCATCACTGTAAATTGCTTTAA
- the LOC107443957 gene encoding zinc finger protein 850-like produces the protein MTKPRLADTGEKLYSCSICNKSFLRKSNLTRHHRVHTGERPYSCSICNKGFSQKSHLTTHSLVHTAEKPFSCSICNKSFSQKNDLTTHHRVHTGEKPYSCSICNKSFSRKSILKKHSRVHTGEKPYSCIICNESFSEMMFLNTHSRVHTGEKPYSCSICHKKFSIKSNLKKHSRIHTGEKPYSCIICNKSFSERMILNEHGRVHTGEKPYSCGICHKEFSMKRNLFSHSRVHTGERPYSCTICNKSFSQKCNLTTHCLVHTAEKPFSCSICNKSFSQKGHLTTHCLVDTGDKPYSCSICNKSFSRKGNLIQHSLLHTGEKPCSLNRHSLVHAGEKPYSCSLCSLKRHCRVHTGDKLYSCSIYLPVMKQHSCVHTGEKPYSCTICNKSFSEKRNMTKHSRANTGEKLYSCSICNKCFSLKGNLTIHSRVHTAEKPYSCSICNKKFSLKISLTRHSRVHTGEKPYSCSICNKSFSKKGHLKEHSHVHTGDKPYSCSICNKSFSLKDSLKRHSRVHTGEKPYSCSLCNKSFSLKSNLGNHYRVHTGEKPYSCNICHKSFSLKVILNRHSHVHTGDKPYSCSICNKSFSQKSTLTQHSHVHTGEKPYSCSLCNKSFSLKSILKRHIRVHTGEKPYSCSLCNKSFSLKSILRRHCHVHTGDKPYSCSMCNKNFSEKQSLKRHSRVHTGEKPYSCGICRKSFSLKTNLKEHNRVHTGDKPYSCSICSKSFSQKDSLNRHSRVHTGEKPYSCSICNKTFSLKCNLTRHCRVHTGEKPYSCSICNKSFSLKSLFTMHGHIHTVDEPYSCSICNKSFSLKGHFTTHSRIHTGDKPFSCSICNKSFSQKGNLKVHSLVHTGEKPYSCSICNKSFSRNGSLRIHSRVHTGEKPYS, from the exons atgacTAAACCCAGGCTTGCTGATACTGGTGAGAAActttattcttgtagtatatgtaataaaagttttttacgaAAAAGTAATCTCACTAGACATcatcgtgttcatactggtgagaggccttattcttgtagtatatgcaaTAAgggtttttcacaaaaaagtcaTCTCACTACACACAGTCTTGTTCATACTGCCGAGAAGCctttttcttgtagtatatgtaataagagtttttcacaaaaaaatgatCTCACTACACATcatcgtgttcatactggtgagaagccttattcttgtagtatatgtaataagagtttttcacgaaaaagtattctgaaaaaacacagtcgtgttcatactggtgagaagccgTATTCCTGTATTATATGTAATGAGAGTTTTTCAGAAATGATGTTTCTGAATACacacagtcgtgttcatactggggagaaaccttattcttgtagtatatgtcataaaaaattttcaataaaaagtaatctgAAAAAACACAGTCgtattcatactggtgagaagccttattcttgtattatatgtaataagagtttttcagaaAGAATGATTCTGAATGAACAcggtcgtgttcatactggggagaaaccttattcttgtggTATATGtcataaagaattttcaatgaaaagaaaTCTGTTCAGTCatagtcgtgttcatactggtgagaggccttattcttgtactatatgtaataagagtttttcacaaaaatgtaaTCTCACTACTCACTGCCTTGTTCATACTGCTGAGAAGCctttttcttgtagtatatgtaataagagtttttcacaaaaaggtCATCTCACTACACACTGCCTTGTTGATACTGGTGataagccttattcttgtagtatatgtaataagagtttttcacgaAAAGGTAATCTGATACAACACAGTCTtcttcatactggtgagaagcctt GTAGTCTGAATAGACACAGCCTTGTTCATgctggtgagaagccttattcttgcagtttat GTAGTCTGAAAAGACACTgccgtgttcatactggtgataagctttattcttgtagtatat atTTACCAG TTATGAAACAACACAGCTGTGTTCATACTGGggaaaaaccttattcttgtactatatgtaataagagtttttcagagaaaagaaatatgacTAAGCATAGTCGTGCTAATACTGgtgaaaaactttattcttgtagtatatgtaataagtgtttttcattaaaaggtaATTTGACCATTCACAGTCGTGTTCATACCGcggagaaaccttattcttgtagtatatgtaataaaaaattttcactaaaaattagTCTGACACGacacagtcgtgttcatactggtgagaagccttattcttgtagtatatgtaataagagtttttcaaaaaaaggtcATCTGAAAGAACACAGCCATGTTCATACTGGTGataaaccttattcttgtagtatatgtaataagagtttttcactaAAGGATAGTCTGAAGAGACACAgccgtgttcatactggtgagaagccttattcttgcagtttatgtaataaaagtttttcattaaaaagtaatctGGGAAATCACtatcgtgttcatactggtgagaagccttattcttgcaATATATGTCATAAGAGTTTTTCACTAAAGGTGATTCTGAATCGACACAGTCATGTTCATACTGGTGataagccttattcttgtagtatctgtaataagagtttttcacaaaagTCTACTCTGACACAACACAGTcatgttcatactggtgagaagccttattcttgcagtttatgtaataaaagtttttcattgaaaagtaTTCTGAAAAGACACAtccgtgttcatactggtgagaagccttattcttgcagtttatgtaataaaagtttttcattgaaaagtaTTCTGAGAAGACACTGTCATGTTCATACTGGTGataagccttattcttgtagtatgtgtaataagaatttttcagaaaaacagaGTCTGAAAAGACACAGCCGTGTTCATACTGgagagaagccttattcttgtggTATATGTCGTAAGAGTTTCTCACTAAAAACTAATCTGAAAGAACACaatcgtgttcatactggtgataaaccttattcttgtagtatctgtagtaagagtttttcacaaaagGATAGTCTGAACAGacacagtcgtgttcatactggtgagaagccttattcttgtagtatatgtaataaaactttttcactaAAATGTAATCTGACACGACActgtcgtgttcatactggtgaaaaaccatattcttgtagtatatgtaataagagtttttcgcTAAAAAGTCTTTTCACTATGCATGGTCATATTCATACTGTTGATGAGCCTTactcttgtagtatatgtaataagagtttttcgcTAAAAGGTCATTTCACTACGCATAGTCGTATTCATACTGGTGATAAGCCTTtctcttgtagtatatgtaataagagtttttcacaaaaaggtAATCTGAAAGTACACAGTCTTGTTCATACTGgagagaagccttattcttgtagtatatgtaataagagtttttcacgaAATGGTAGTCTGAGAATACACAgccgtgttcatactggtgagaagccttattcttag